Proteins from a single region of Tepidimicrobium xylanilyticum:
- the fni gene encoding type 2 isopentenyl-diphosphate Delta-isomerase, with product MQADELRKDRKKEHIDYFLKSTFKSSTLFEDVFIEHNSLPELDLGEIDTKTRFLDKNIDYPIMINAMTGGTEFSREINKSLSKIAKEYKIPMAVGSQTIALRDEDSYDSFKIVRKTIGSEGVVIANLNGYATLEDVKFVMDLIEADGLQIHLNPAQELVMKEGDRNFRGILNNIEKIASNIEKPVIVKEVGFGISMEVAKRLYDIGIRYIDVSGKGGTNFIEIEDRRYNELDFTDIYSWGIPTALSLLKCRRIGEDLTLIASGGIRTSLDILKSLVLGASLVGISGMILRELIGGGYEGANKYMEGLTYKLKALMLLTGSKNVEELKKLPYSVKGELKDLLMH from the coding sequence ATGCAAGCGGATGAATTGAGAAAGGATAGGAAAAAGGAGCATATAGATTATTTTCTAAAATCTACTTTTAAAAGCTCCACCCTTTTTGAGGATGTATTTATAGAACATAATTCCCTACCAGAATTGGACTTAGGTGAAATAGATACTAAGACGCGCTTTTTAGACAAGAATATCGATTATCCTATAATGATAAATGCTATGACTGGAGGAACTGAGTTTTCCCGGGAAATAAACAAAAGCCTGTCAAAAATTGCAAAGGAATACAAAATCCCCATGGCTGTTGGTTCTCAAACCATAGCCTTAAGGGATGAGGACAGCTATGATTCCTTTAAAATAGTTAGAAAAACTATCGGAAGTGAAGGGGTAGTAATTGCAAATTTAAATGGCTATGCTACTTTAGAGGATGTAAAGTTTGTCATGGACTTAATTGAAGCAGATGGGCTTCAAATTCATTTAAATCCTGCGCAAGAATTGGTAATGAAGGAAGGGGATAGGAACTTTAGAGGCATATTAAATAATATTGAAAAAATAGCTTCTAATATAGAAAAGCCAGTTATAGTTAAAGAAGTTGGCTTTGGTATATCCATGGAAGTAGCCAAAAGATTATATGATATAGGAATAAGGTATATTGATGTATCGGGGAAAGGCGGCACCAATTTTATAGAAATTGAGGACAGAAGGTATAATGAATTAGATTTTACAGATATCTATTCCTGGGGAATTCCAACTGCATTAAGCCTACTCAAATGTAGGAGAATAGGAGAGGATTTAACGCTAATAGCCAGTGGTGGAATTAGAACTAGCTTGGACATATTGAAATCATTAGTGCTAGGAGCAAGTCTTGTGGGCATAAGTGGCATGATTTTAAGGGAGTTAATAGGTGGGGGTTACGAAGGGGCTAATAAGTATATGGAAGGTTTAACCTATAAATTAAAGGCATTGATGCTGTTAACGGGAAGTAAAAATGTTGAAGAATTAAAAAAGCTCCCCTATAGTGTAAAAGGAGAGCTTAAAGATTTGCTTATGCATTAA